A region of Vitis vinifera cultivar Pinot Noir 40024 chromosome 15, ASM3070453v1 DNA encodes the following proteins:
- the LOC100243097 gene encoding uncharacterized protein LOC100243097 — translation MAEAATRYAVVTGANKGIGLEICRQLAANGVRVVLTARDEKRGLEALESLKGSGLSNLVFHQLDVGDPASISSIADFIKAQFGKLDILVNNAGIGGTVVTDPDALRSRYASAEAVGKVNWKEIMIEPFELVEECLKINYYGPKRMIEAFIPLLQLSDSPRIVNVSSSMGKLQNIKNEWAKAVLSDAENLTEERVDEVLNQFLKDFKEGLLEAKSWPSNVSAYTVSKAALNAYTRILARKCPTLCINCVCPGFVKTDLNYNSGILTIEEGAESPVRLALLPDGGPSGQFFVRKENFTISQTMAEAITRSAVVTGANKGMGLEICRQLAASGVRVVLTARDEKRGVEALQSLNGSGLSNLVFHQLDVGDPASIASFADFIKTQFGKLDILVNNAGMSGSIVKDPVALESGVAATEAGEQVNWHGIMTQPLELAEECVKINYYGPKRMAEAFIPLLQLSDSPRIVNVSSSLGKLQNVTNEWAKAVLSDAENLTEERVDEVLNQFLKDFEEGLLEAKNWSAFYAAYTVSKAALNAYTRILATKYPAFCINCVCPGYVKTDFNDNIGILTVEEGAECPVKLALLPDGGPSGHFFSRKEVTEFYDDKCPEAKSFSHLKINLKSPRVFLTPHTIPISKTMAEATKRYLVFLPCPFYNLSPHIQQLFYLFSYIFYFRYAVVTGANRGIGLEICRQLAANGVIVVLTARNEKMGVEALENLKGSGLSNVGFHQLDVGDPASIASLADSIKTQFGKLDILVNNAGIAGTIVTDPNGFRSAVAADQAGLGKINWKEIMIEPFEQAEECLKVNYYGPKRIIEALTPLLQLSDSPRIVNVSSSAGKLKNVINEWAKGVLNDAQNLTEERVDEVLKEFLKDFKEGLLEAHSWPSYLSAYIVSKAALNACTRILARKYPTFCINCVCPGFVKTDMNYNNGILTVEEGAESPVSLALLPDGGPSGQFFVRKELFEF, via the exons ATGGCTGAAGCAGCAACAAG GTATGCAGTTGTTACGGGAGCAAATAAAGGGATTGGGTTGGAAATATGTAGGCAGTTGGCTGCCAATGGGGTGAGAGTGGTGTTAACAGCTAGAGATGAGAAGAGGGGTCTTGAAGCTCTAGAAAGTCTCAAAGGATCTGGTCTCTCTAATCTGGTTTTTCATCAGCTTGATGTTGGGGATCCTGCTAGTATTTCTTCCATTGCAGATTTCATCAAAGCCCAGTTTGGGAAGCTTGATATCTTG GTGAACAATGCAGGGATAGGTGGAACGGTTGTAACGGATCCTGATGCTTTAAGGTCAAGATATGCTTCTGCTGAG GCAGTAGGAAAAGTCAATTGGAAGGAAATAATGATTGAGCCTTTCGAGCTGGTGGAAGAATGCCTGAAAATAAACTATTATGGGCCAAAGAGGATGATTGAAGCTTTCATTCCTCTTCTCCAGTTATCAGATTCGCCAAGGATTGTCAATGTTTCCTCCTCAATGGGAAAGCTGCAG AATATTAAGAATGAATGGGCAAAAGCAGTGTTAAGTGATGCTGAAAACCTTACAGAAGAGAGGGTGGATGAGGTCTTAAACCAGTTTCTAAAAGATTTCAAAGAGGGATTATTAGAAGCTAAAAGCTGGCCCTCTAATGTCTCTGCCTATACAGTCTCAAAAGCAGCCTTGAATGCCTACACAAGGATTCTGGCCAGGAAGTGTCCTACTCTTTGCATCAACTGTGTCTGTCCTGGCTTTGTCAAAACAGATCTAAACTACAACAGTGGCATCTTAACTATCGAAGAAGGTGCTGAAAGCCCTGTGAGATTGGCTCTGCTGCCTGATGGGGGGCCTTCCGGCCAATTCTTCGTTCGGAAGGAA aacttTACCATCTCACAGACAATGGCTGAAGCAATAACAAG GTCTGCAGTTGTTACAGGAGCAAATAAAGGGATGGGGTTGGAAATATGTAGGCAGTTGGCCGCCAGTGGGGTGAGAGTGGTGTTAACAGCTAGAGATGAAAAGAGGGGTGTTGAAGCTCTTCAAAGTCTCAATGGATCTGGTCTCTCTAACCTGGTTTTTCATCAGCTTGATGTTGGGGACCCTGCTAGTATTGCTTCTTTTGCAGATTTCATCAAAACCCAGTTTGGGAAGCTTGATATCTTG GTGAACAATGCAGGGATGAGTGGATCGATTGTAAAGGATCCTGTTGCTTTAGAATCGGGAGTTGCTGCTACCGAG GCAGGAGAACAAGTCAACTGGCATGGTATAATGACTCAGCCCTTGGAGCTGGCGGAAGAATGCGTGAAAATAAACTATTACGGGCCAAAGAGGATGGCTGAAGCTTTCATTCCTCTTCTCCAATTATCAGATTCACCAAGGATTGTTAACGTCTCCTCCTCTCTAGGGAAGTTGCAG AATGTTACGAATGAATGGGCAAAAGCAGTGTTAAGTGATGCTGAAAACCTTACGGAAGAGAGAGTGGATGAGGTGTTGAACCAGTTTCTAAAAGATTTCGAGGAGGGATTATTAGAAGCTAAAAACTGGTCTGCTTTTTACGCTGCATATACGGTCTCGAAAGCAGCCTTGAATGCATACACAAGGATTCTGGCCACCAAGTATCCGGCTTTCTGCATAAACTGTGTCTGTCCTGGCTATGTCAAAACAGATTTCAACGACAACATTGGCATCTTAACTGTTGAAGAAGGTGCTGAATGCCCGGTGAAATTAGCTCTGTTGCCTGATGGGGGCCCTTCTGGCCATTTCTTTTCTCGGAAGGAAGTGACtgaattt TATGATGATAAATGTCCAGAAGCCAAATCTTTTTCACACCTTAAAATAAATCTGAAATCCCCTCGAGTTTTTCTTACTCCACACACAATTCCCATCTCAAAAACAATGGCTGAAGCAACAAAGAGGtacttggtttttcttccttGCCCTTTTTACAATCTCTCGCCACATATACAACAgctattttacttattttcttatatattctaTTTCAGATATGCAGTGGTTACAGGAGCAAACAGAGGGATTGGATTGGAAATATGTAGGCAATTGGCTGCTAATGGGGTGATAGTGGTGTTAACAGCTAGAAATGAGAAGATGGGTGTTGAAGCTCTTGAAAATCTCAAGGGGTCTGGTCTCTCTAATGTGGGTTTTCATCAACTTGATGTTGGGGACCCTGCTAGCATTGCTTCCCTTGCAGACTCCATCAAAACCCAGTTTGGGAAGCTTGATATCTTG GTGAACAATGCAGGGATAGCTGGGACAATTGTAACAGATCCTAATGGTTTCAGATCAGCAGTAGCTGCTGATCAG GCAGGACTGGGAAAAATCAACTGGAAAGAAATAATGATTGAGCCTTTCGAGCAGGCGGAAGAATGCCTGAAAGTAAACTATTATGGGCCAAAGAGGATCATTGAAGCACTTACTCCCCTTCTCCAGCTATCAGATTCGCCAAGGATCGTTAATGTTTCCTCTTCTGCAGGGAAGTTAAAG AATGTTATAAATGAATGGGCTAAGGGAGTATTAAATGATGCCCAAAACCTTACAGAGGAGAGGGTGGATGAGGTTTTGAAAGAGTTTCTAAAAGATTTCAAAGAGGGATTATTAGAAGCTCATAGCTGGCCCTCTTATCTCTCTGCCTATATTGTCTCCAAAGCAGCCTTGAATGCCTGCACAAGGATTCTGGCCAGGAAGTACCCCACTTTCTGCATCAACTGTGTCTGCCCTGGCTTTGTCAAAACTGACATGAACTACAACAATGGCATCTTAACTGTTGAAGAAGGTGCTGAAAGCCCCGTGAGCTTGGCTCTGCTGCCTGATGGTGGGCCTTCTGGTCAATTCTTTGTTCGAAAGGAGTTGTTTGAATTTTGA